Proteins from a single region of Neodiprion virginianus isolate iyNeoVirg1 chromosome 4, iyNeoVirg1.1, whole genome shotgun sequence:
- the LOC124302556 gene encoding uncharacterized protein LOC124302556 isoform X2, whose amino-acid sequence MKQGAALLLVVIFTITAGVMPTLVPTGSPPPPPTGTPPPPPTGRPPAPPTGSPPPPPTGNPPPPPTGNPPPPPPPPNNGSSPPSSASLPALSMMKKDAPWRVAGLLNPQEMLLQEIRSLDEETLVDKVQEENIETLKVNGKSDKIPVLPELVDEESNVVIPSEPVGKPDPEKDAVKELMEDEDLKYNETEDILMADDMEWDLEDEDALDDELDEDEEILFDQDCPTDCSCSTGHMTVKCTKFNKEQSFGMDVALLKIENGPELKLGPHDLREKDLQQLSAFSVVNTTIAEFHRSAFDGLVDLFSVNLTGNGLMDIPPDAFENNTQLNLLTISGNPLQYTQGKDNPFAKYFLDAPSVTEFDFSNNYLPRILPTTFVRMPQLVYLSLRANRLRAVERAIFTPLIELDEIDLSHNQLSGFPSDVFDDNEYLEVLRIAGNNFTSLASIKTSTISILDASKNRIKTIGKSDLSALTELEELYIRSNGLKRIHQHAFADLVNLRRLDISDNKLNTLTEHHLRTNIRLESLVMNDNPGLETLPVFKSQAGTFSLEKFECADCGLLDLEPGTFDPMIALRHLNLARNRLSRLPRGLLRSMSALKELDLSDNLFNALEVDTFQGARSLTKLNLAGNPLITLQVAPFLLIPNLERLDVSRCGLDRIWSENVVPLPHLRYLLARGNRIEQISVGDLQATPHLSGLDISNNPLACDQEFNAAIQWLIDHGVDPSDTLRYVSNYALDDYTDASDLGEWKDIAKVVCDSMEGGPPLRPLPRRPNTPNNVNDFKPPIGDLDELAGQAFDEGRAQKDEQLEDAWLSQESEYEEYGAVAEHYQPWYAGVVWPVLTVILVTLAVVLLVANLAMCLSKRRGRGPVIRAPMILRPGLIDNKNCGLVYKPLQEEIPTPHMPKRGSFYSSSTFHYDKIVPESV is encoded by the exons ATGAAGCAAGGAGCAGCTTTGCTGCTGGTGGTGATCTTTACGATCACCGCCGGAGTCATGCCAACTTTGGTACCGACTGGAAGTCCGCCTCCACCACCCACCGGAACTCCACCTCCACCACCGACCGGAAGACCACCTGCACCACCGACCGGAAGTCCACCTCCACCGCCAACGGGAAATCCACCTCCACCGCCAACGGGAAATCCACCTCCACCGCCCCCACCCCCGAATAATGGTAGCTCACCACCTTCGTCAGCGTCTCTACCCGCACTATCCATGATGAAGAAGGACGCACCATGGCGCGTTGCGGGTCTGCTAAACCCACAGGAGATGCTCCTGCAGGAGATCCGCTCGTTGGACGAGGAAACGCTTGTCGACAAG GTCCAGGAGGAAAATATCGAAACATTGAAAGTTAACGGTAAGAGTGATAAGATACCAGTATTACCCGAGCTTGTAGACGAGGAATCAAACGTTGTCATTCCATCGGAACCTGTCGGAAAGCCAGATCCCGAGAAGGATGCCGTGAAGGAGCTGATGGAGGATGAGGACTTGAAGTACAACGAGACTGAGGATATTCTGATGGCCGACGACATGGAGTGGGACCTTGAGGATGAGGACGCTCTTGACGATGAGCTTGACGAAGACGAAGAGATTCTCTTCGACCAAGACTGCCCCACGGATTGTTCGTGCTCTACTGGACACATGACCGTAAA ATGTACCAAGTTCAACAAAGAACAGTCTTTCGGTATGGACGTTGCTCTTCttaaaatcgaaaatggaCCGGAGCTTAAACTGGGCCCACACGACCTGCGCGAAAAGGATCTGCAACAGTTGTCGGCTTTCTCGGTTGTCAATACCACCATTGCCGAATTTCACAGGAGCGCATTTGACGGCCTCGTGGACTTGTTCTCCGTTAACCTGACTGGAAACGGATTAATGGACATACCTCCCGACGCTTTCGAGAACAACACACAGCTCAATCTTTTGACTATATCCGGGAATCCCCTGCAGTACACTCAGGGAAAAGACAATCCCTTCGCCAAGTACTTCTTGGACGCGCCCAGCGTAACTGAATTCGATTTCTCCAACAATTATCTCCCCCGTATCTTGCCGACTACTTTTGTAAGGATGCCGCAACTGGTCTATCTTAGCCTCAGAGCGAACAGGCTCAGGGCTGTTGAACGAGCGATTTTCACCCCTCTGATTGAATTGGATGAAATTGACCTATCCCACAACCAACTCAGCGGTTTTCCGTCCGATGTGTTCGACGACAACGAATATCTTGAAGTACTGAGAATTGCCG GAAACAATTTCACGAGTCTGGCGAGCATCAAGACTTCAACAATCAGCATACTCGACGCGTCCAAAAACAGGATCAAAACTATCGGCAAGTCTGACCTTAGCGCCCTTACCGAACTCGAAGAACTCTACATCAGGTCAAACGGTCTCAAGAGGATTCACCAACATGCGTTTGCGGACTTGGTTAATCTGAGACGCCTTGATATCAGCGACAACAAGCTGAATACATTGACGGAACATCATTTGAGGACCAATATTCGCCTCGAATCTCTTGTCATGAATGACAATCCCGGTTTGGAAACTTTACCGGTATTCAAATCACAGGCGGGCACCTTCAG CCTCGAAAAATTCGAGTGTGCTGATTGTGGACTTTTGGACCTGGAGCCAGGAACCTTTGACCCTATGATTGCGTTGCGTCACCTCAATCTAGCAAGAAACCGACTAAGCCGTTTGCCGAGAGGGCTCCTCAGAAGCATGTCAGCACTAAAAGAATTGGACCTTTCTGACAACCTGTTCAACGCTCTGGAAGTCGACACGTTCCAAGGAGCAAGGTCTCTGACGAAACTGAACCTCGCTGGAAACCCACTGATCACTCTTCAAGTTGCGCCATTCCTGCTCATTCCAAACTTGGAACGATTAGACGTTAGCAGGTGCGGTTTGGACAGAATCTGGAGCGAAAATGTCGTGCCGCTTCCACACCTGAG GTACCTGTTGGCTCGTGGCAACCGAATCGAGCAAATCAGCGTCGGTGACTTGCAGGCGACCCCTCATCTCTCCGGCCTCGATATCTCCAATAATCCTCTCGCTTGTGACCAGGAGTTCAATGCCGCTATTCAATGGCTGATTGACCACGGTGTCGATCCCAGTGACACCCTGCGCTACGTAAGCAATTACGCTCTCGACGACTACACCGATGCCAGCGATCTGGGCGAGTGGAAAGACATAGCGAAGGTGGTCTGCGACAGCATGGAGGGTGGACCTCCTCTGAGACCTCTCCCGCGTAGACCAAACACGCCGAATAACGTTAATGATTTCAAGCCACCAATCGGTGACCTAGATGAACTAGCTGGCCAG gCGTTCGATGAAGGTCGCGCACAGAAGGACGAGCAGCTGGAGGATGCCTGGTTATCCCAGGAATCGGAATATGAGGAATATGGCGCAGTCGCTGAGCACTATCAGCCTTGGTACGCGGGAGTCGTGTGGCCCGTGCTTACCGTCATCCTGGTGACTCTCGCAGTCGTGCTTTTGGTGGCGAACCTCGCCATGTGTCTTTCGAAGCGGCGAGGTCGTGGTCCCGTGATTCGGGCCCCGATGATTCTGCGCCCCGGACTGATCGACAACAAGAACTGTGGTCTGGTCTACAAGCCACTTCAAGAGGAGATTCCGACCCCGCATATGCCGAAGCGGGGAAGCTTCTACTCGAGCAGCACCTTCCATTACGATAAGATTGTCCCCGAGAGCGTCTAG
- the LOC124302556 gene encoding uncharacterized protein LOC124302556 isoform X1 — protein sequence MKQGAALLLVVIFTITAGVMPTLVPTGSPPPPPTGTPPPPPTGRPPAPPTGSPPPPPTGNPPPPPTGNPPPPPPPPNNGSSPPSSASLPALSMMKKDAPWRVAGLLNPQEMLLQEIRSLDEETLVDKVQEENIETLKVNGKSDKIPVLPELVDEESNVVIPSEPVGKPDPEKDAVKELMEDEDLKYNETEDILMADDMEWDLEDEDALDDELDEDEEILFDQDCPTDCSCSTGHMTVKSVRCTKFNKEQSFGMDVALLKIENGPELKLGPHDLREKDLQQLSAFSVVNTTIAEFHRSAFDGLVDLFSVNLTGNGLMDIPPDAFENNTQLNLLTISGNPLQYTQGKDNPFAKYFLDAPSVTEFDFSNNYLPRILPTTFVRMPQLVYLSLRANRLRAVERAIFTPLIELDEIDLSHNQLSGFPSDVFDDNEYLEVLRIAGNNFTSLASIKTSTISILDASKNRIKTIGKSDLSALTELEELYIRSNGLKRIHQHAFADLVNLRRLDISDNKLNTLTEHHLRTNIRLESLVMNDNPGLETLPVFKSQAGTFSLEKFECADCGLLDLEPGTFDPMIALRHLNLARNRLSRLPRGLLRSMSALKELDLSDNLFNALEVDTFQGARSLTKLNLAGNPLITLQVAPFLLIPNLERLDVSRCGLDRIWSENVVPLPHLRYLLARGNRIEQISVGDLQATPHLSGLDISNNPLACDQEFNAAIQWLIDHGVDPSDTLRYVSNYALDDYTDASDLGEWKDIAKVVCDSMEGGPPLRPLPRRPNTPNNVNDFKPPIGDLDELAGQAFDEGRAQKDEQLEDAWLSQESEYEEYGAVAEHYQPWYAGVVWPVLTVILVTLAVVLLVANLAMCLSKRRGRGPVIRAPMILRPGLIDNKNCGLVYKPLQEEIPTPHMPKRGSFYSSSTFHYDKIVPESV from the exons ATGAAGCAAGGAGCAGCTTTGCTGCTGGTGGTGATCTTTACGATCACCGCCGGAGTCATGCCAACTTTGGTACCGACTGGAAGTCCGCCTCCACCACCCACCGGAACTCCACCTCCACCACCGACCGGAAGACCACCTGCACCACCGACCGGAAGTCCACCTCCACCGCCAACGGGAAATCCACCTCCACCGCCAACGGGAAATCCACCTCCACCGCCCCCACCCCCGAATAATGGTAGCTCACCACCTTCGTCAGCGTCTCTACCCGCACTATCCATGATGAAGAAGGACGCACCATGGCGCGTTGCGGGTCTGCTAAACCCACAGGAGATGCTCCTGCAGGAGATCCGCTCGTTGGACGAGGAAACGCTTGTCGACAAG GTCCAGGAGGAAAATATCGAAACATTGAAAGTTAACGGTAAGAGTGATAAGATACCAGTATTACCCGAGCTTGTAGACGAGGAATCAAACGTTGTCATTCCATCGGAACCTGTCGGAAAGCCAGATCCCGAGAAGGATGCCGTGAAGGAGCTGATGGAGGATGAGGACTTGAAGTACAACGAGACTGAGGATATTCTGATGGCCGACGACATGGAGTGGGACCTTGAGGATGAGGACGCTCTTGACGATGAGCTTGACGAAGACGAAGAGATTCTCTTCGACCAAGACTGCCCCACGGATTGTTCGTGCTCTACTGGACACATGACCGTAAAGTCAGTTAG ATGTACCAAGTTCAACAAAGAACAGTCTTTCGGTATGGACGTTGCTCTTCttaaaatcgaaaatggaCCGGAGCTTAAACTGGGCCCACACGACCTGCGCGAAAAGGATCTGCAACAGTTGTCGGCTTTCTCGGTTGTCAATACCACCATTGCCGAATTTCACAGGAGCGCATTTGACGGCCTCGTGGACTTGTTCTCCGTTAACCTGACTGGAAACGGATTAATGGACATACCTCCCGACGCTTTCGAGAACAACACACAGCTCAATCTTTTGACTATATCCGGGAATCCCCTGCAGTACACTCAGGGAAAAGACAATCCCTTCGCCAAGTACTTCTTGGACGCGCCCAGCGTAACTGAATTCGATTTCTCCAACAATTATCTCCCCCGTATCTTGCCGACTACTTTTGTAAGGATGCCGCAACTGGTCTATCTTAGCCTCAGAGCGAACAGGCTCAGGGCTGTTGAACGAGCGATTTTCACCCCTCTGATTGAATTGGATGAAATTGACCTATCCCACAACCAACTCAGCGGTTTTCCGTCCGATGTGTTCGACGACAACGAATATCTTGAAGTACTGAGAATTGCCG GAAACAATTTCACGAGTCTGGCGAGCATCAAGACTTCAACAATCAGCATACTCGACGCGTCCAAAAACAGGATCAAAACTATCGGCAAGTCTGACCTTAGCGCCCTTACCGAACTCGAAGAACTCTACATCAGGTCAAACGGTCTCAAGAGGATTCACCAACATGCGTTTGCGGACTTGGTTAATCTGAGACGCCTTGATATCAGCGACAACAAGCTGAATACATTGACGGAACATCATTTGAGGACCAATATTCGCCTCGAATCTCTTGTCATGAATGACAATCCCGGTTTGGAAACTTTACCGGTATTCAAATCACAGGCGGGCACCTTCAG CCTCGAAAAATTCGAGTGTGCTGATTGTGGACTTTTGGACCTGGAGCCAGGAACCTTTGACCCTATGATTGCGTTGCGTCACCTCAATCTAGCAAGAAACCGACTAAGCCGTTTGCCGAGAGGGCTCCTCAGAAGCATGTCAGCACTAAAAGAATTGGACCTTTCTGACAACCTGTTCAACGCTCTGGAAGTCGACACGTTCCAAGGAGCAAGGTCTCTGACGAAACTGAACCTCGCTGGAAACCCACTGATCACTCTTCAAGTTGCGCCATTCCTGCTCATTCCAAACTTGGAACGATTAGACGTTAGCAGGTGCGGTTTGGACAGAATCTGGAGCGAAAATGTCGTGCCGCTTCCACACCTGAG GTACCTGTTGGCTCGTGGCAACCGAATCGAGCAAATCAGCGTCGGTGACTTGCAGGCGACCCCTCATCTCTCCGGCCTCGATATCTCCAATAATCCTCTCGCTTGTGACCAGGAGTTCAATGCCGCTATTCAATGGCTGATTGACCACGGTGTCGATCCCAGTGACACCCTGCGCTACGTAAGCAATTACGCTCTCGACGACTACACCGATGCCAGCGATCTGGGCGAGTGGAAAGACATAGCGAAGGTGGTCTGCGACAGCATGGAGGGTGGACCTCCTCTGAGACCTCTCCCGCGTAGACCAAACACGCCGAATAACGTTAATGATTTCAAGCCACCAATCGGTGACCTAGATGAACTAGCTGGCCAG gCGTTCGATGAAGGTCGCGCACAGAAGGACGAGCAGCTGGAGGATGCCTGGTTATCCCAGGAATCGGAATATGAGGAATATGGCGCAGTCGCTGAGCACTATCAGCCTTGGTACGCGGGAGTCGTGTGGCCCGTGCTTACCGTCATCCTGGTGACTCTCGCAGTCGTGCTTTTGGTGGCGAACCTCGCCATGTGTCTTTCGAAGCGGCGAGGTCGTGGTCCCGTGATTCGGGCCCCGATGATTCTGCGCCCCGGACTGATCGACAACAAGAACTGTGGTCTGGTCTACAAGCCACTTCAAGAGGAGATTCCGACCCCGCATATGCCGAAGCGGGGAAGCTTCTACTCGAGCAGCACCTTCCATTACGATAAGATTGTCCCCGAGAGCGTCTAG
- the LOC124302556 gene encoding uncharacterized protein LOC124302556 isoform X3, whose translation MKQGAALLLVVIFTITAGVMPTLVPTGSPPPPPTGTPPPPPTGRPPAPPTGSPPPPPTGNPPPPPTGNPPPPPPPPNNGSSPPSSASLPALSMMKKDAPWRVAGLLNPQEMLLQEIRSLDEETLVDKVQEENIETLKVNDPEKDAVKELMEDEDLKYNETEDILMADDMEWDLEDEDALDDELDEDEEILFDQDCPTDCSCSTGHMTVKSVRCTKFNKEQSFGMDVALLKIENGPELKLGPHDLREKDLQQLSAFSVVNTTIAEFHRSAFDGLVDLFSVNLTGNGLMDIPPDAFENNTQLNLLTISGNPLQYTQGKDNPFAKYFLDAPSVTEFDFSNNYLPRILPTTFVRMPQLVYLSLRANRLRAVERAIFTPLIELDEIDLSHNQLSGFPSDVFDDNEYLEVLRIAGNNFTSLASIKTSTISILDASKNRIKTIGKSDLSALTELEELYIRSNGLKRIHQHAFADLVNLRRLDISDNKLNTLTEHHLRTNIRLESLVMNDNPGLETLPVFKSQAGTFSLEKFECADCGLLDLEPGTFDPMIALRHLNLARNRLSRLPRGLLRSMSALKELDLSDNLFNALEVDTFQGARSLTKLNLAGNPLITLQVAPFLLIPNLERLDVSRCGLDRIWSENVVPLPHLRYLLARGNRIEQISVGDLQATPHLSGLDISNNPLACDQEFNAAIQWLIDHGVDPSDTLRYVSNYALDDYTDASDLGEWKDIAKVVCDSMEGGPPLRPLPRRPNTPNNVNDFKPPIGDLDELAGQAFDEGRAQKDEQLEDAWLSQESEYEEYGAVAEHYQPWYAGVVWPVLTVILVTLAVVLLVANLAMCLSKRRGRGPVIRAPMILRPGLIDNKNCGLVYKPLQEEIPTPHMPKRGSFYSSSTFHYDKIVPESV comes from the exons ATGAAGCAAGGAGCAGCTTTGCTGCTGGTGGTGATCTTTACGATCACCGCCGGAGTCATGCCAACTTTGGTACCGACTGGAAGTCCGCCTCCACCACCCACCGGAACTCCACCTCCACCACCGACCGGAAGACCACCTGCACCACCGACCGGAAGTCCACCTCCACCGCCAACGGGAAATCCACCTCCACCGCCAACGGGAAATCCACCTCCACCGCCCCCACCCCCGAATAATGGTAGCTCACCACCTTCGTCAGCGTCTCTACCCGCACTATCCATGATGAAGAAGGACGCACCATGGCGCGTTGCGGGTCTGCTAAACCCACAGGAGATGCTCCTGCAGGAGATCCGCTCGTTGGACGAGGAAACGCTTGTCGACAAG GTCCAGGAGGAAAATATCGAAACATTGAAAGTTAACG ATCCCGAGAAGGATGCCGTGAAGGAGCTGATGGAGGATGAGGACTTGAAGTACAACGAGACTGAGGATATTCTGATGGCCGACGACATGGAGTGGGACCTTGAGGATGAGGACGCTCTTGACGATGAGCTTGACGAAGACGAAGAGATTCTCTTCGACCAAGACTGCCCCACGGATTGTTCGTGCTCTACTGGACACATGACCGTAAAGTCAGTTAG ATGTACCAAGTTCAACAAAGAACAGTCTTTCGGTATGGACGTTGCTCTTCttaaaatcgaaaatggaCCGGAGCTTAAACTGGGCCCACACGACCTGCGCGAAAAGGATCTGCAACAGTTGTCGGCTTTCTCGGTTGTCAATACCACCATTGCCGAATTTCACAGGAGCGCATTTGACGGCCTCGTGGACTTGTTCTCCGTTAACCTGACTGGAAACGGATTAATGGACATACCTCCCGACGCTTTCGAGAACAACACACAGCTCAATCTTTTGACTATATCCGGGAATCCCCTGCAGTACACTCAGGGAAAAGACAATCCCTTCGCCAAGTACTTCTTGGACGCGCCCAGCGTAACTGAATTCGATTTCTCCAACAATTATCTCCCCCGTATCTTGCCGACTACTTTTGTAAGGATGCCGCAACTGGTCTATCTTAGCCTCAGAGCGAACAGGCTCAGGGCTGTTGAACGAGCGATTTTCACCCCTCTGATTGAATTGGATGAAATTGACCTATCCCACAACCAACTCAGCGGTTTTCCGTCCGATGTGTTCGACGACAACGAATATCTTGAAGTACTGAGAATTGCCG GAAACAATTTCACGAGTCTGGCGAGCATCAAGACTTCAACAATCAGCATACTCGACGCGTCCAAAAACAGGATCAAAACTATCGGCAAGTCTGACCTTAGCGCCCTTACCGAACTCGAAGAACTCTACATCAGGTCAAACGGTCTCAAGAGGATTCACCAACATGCGTTTGCGGACTTGGTTAATCTGAGACGCCTTGATATCAGCGACAACAAGCTGAATACATTGACGGAACATCATTTGAGGACCAATATTCGCCTCGAATCTCTTGTCATGAATGACAATCCCGGTTTGGAAACTTTACCGGTATTCAAATCACAGGCGGGCACCTTCAG CCTCGAAAAATTCGAGTGTGCTGATTGTGGACTTTTGGACCTGGAGCCAGGAACCTTTGACCCTATGATTGCGTTGCGTCACCTCAATCTAGCAAGAAACCGACTAAGCCGTTTGCCGAGAGGGCTCCTCAGAAGCATGTCAGCACTAAAAGAATTGGACCTTTCTGACAACCTGTTCAACGCTCTGGAAGTCGACACGTTCCAAGGAGCAAGGTCTCTGACGAAACTGAACCTCGCTGGAAACCCACTGATCACTCTTCAAGTTGCGCCATTCCTGCTCATTCCAAACTTGGAACGATTAGACGTTAGCAGGTGCGGTTTGGACAGAATCTGGAGCGAAAATGTCGTGCCGCTTCCACACCTGAG GTACCTGTTGGCTCGTGGCAACCGAATCGAGCAAATCAGCGTCGGTGACTTGCAGGCGACCCCTCATCTCTCCGGCCTCGATATCTCCAATAATCCTCTCGCTTGTGACCAGGAGTTCAATGCCGCTATTCAATGGCTGATTGACCACGGTGTCGATCCCAGTGACACCCTGCGCTACGTAAGCAATTACGCTCTCGACGACTACACCGATGCCAGCGATCTGGGCGAGTGGAAAGACATAGCGAAGGTGGTCTGCGACAGCATGGAGGGTGGACCTCCTCTGAGACCTCTCCCGCGTAGACCAAACACGCCGAATAACGTTAATGATTTCAAGCCACCAATCGGTGACCTAGATGAACTAGCTGGCCAG gCGTTCGATGAAGGTCGCGCACAGAAGGACGAGCAGCTGGAGGATGCCTGGTTATCCCAGGAATCGGAATATGAGGAATATGGCGCAGTCGCTGAGCACTATCAGCCTTGGTACGCGGGAGTCGTGTGGCCCGTGCTTACCGTCATCCTGGTGACTCTCGCAGTCGTGCTTTTGGTGGCGAACCTCGCCATGTGTCTTTCGAAGCGGCGAGGTCGTGGTCCCGTGATTCGGGCCCCGATGATTCTGCGCCCCGGACTGATCGACAACAAGAACTGTGGTCTGGTCTACAAGCCACTTCAAGAGGAGATTCCGACCCCGCATATGCCGAAGCGGGGAAGCTTCTACTCGAGCAGCACCTTCCATTACGATAAGATTGTCCCCGAGAGCGTCTAG